The Fibrobacter sp. UWB2 genome window below encodes:
- a CDS encoding bifunctional diguanylate cyclase/phosphodiesterase codes for MDYVIFSSVYKDFRDAILDNIPDMTAMSKRVSAAIPPICNILNIGFIKIKLIAPSSIIARNGLNQEQVMYEDPNGFESMPIIQTYRTGENGMATIEIRAKKSHKFTPPELQAAKLISDDIFIILGRSRLMSAIHYASQTDTMTGAPNTAQLVHHSIELKAKNKLQNFSGLFLNLKNYKYINQSKSPAIGDMGITCFTRSVMAMCHDDEMIARLGGDNFFVLVKKENRDIFVKALSSMNVSVTVPHGPTIPLTIQSRIGVYDIQPQDSMNEIMHCSSVALNESRLHPGNDIVYFTKKMLEDAYHEKEISSLFREALRRKEFIVYYQPKVSVKDQKLCGCEALVRWNRNGQVIPPSEFLPILEKEASICLLDFYVFRKVCEDIRNWLDAGIEPVRVSSNFSRHHLGNPHLTEDILAIMKEYNIDSKFIEIELTESSNFEDKIAMQKFVNGLRQHGISVSIDDFGTGYSTFAAIKDLNVNVIKLDKSLLDHIGDEKYHDEVVIKNMVNMINELHLEVVAEGVENTKQLDFLQNAKCSIIQGFLFDKPLTKEDFEKRLSNEVTYTHIS; via the coding sequence ATGGACTACGTCATTTTCAGTAGTGTTTATAAAGACTTTAGGGATGCGATTTTAGATAATATTCCTGATATGACAGCGATGAGCAAACGAGTCAGCGCTGCCATTCCTCCTATATGTAATATTTTAAACATTGGCTTTATAAAAATTAAACTTATTGCCCCTAGTTCCATCATTGCGCGTAACGGTCTAAACCAAGAACAAGTCATGTACGAAGACCCGAACGGTTTTGAGTCAATGCCGATTATCCAAACCTACAGAACAGGCGAAAACGGCATGGCCACCATCGAAATCCGCGCCAAAAAGAGCCACAAGTTTACACCCCCTGAACTGCAAGCCGCAAAACTCATCAGCGATGACATATTCATCATTCTCGGACGTTCCCGCCTGATGAGCGCAATCCACTACGCAAGCCAAACCGATACAATGACAGGCGCACCGAACACGGCACAACTAGTCCATCACAGTATCGAACTCAAGGCCAAAAACAAGCTGCAGAACTTCAGCGGGCTTTTCCTGAACCTCAAAAACTACAAGTACATCAACCAGTCCAAATCCCCCGCTATCGGCGACATGGGAATTACCTGCTTTACACGTTCCGTCATGGCTATGTGTCACGATGACGAAATGATAGCAAGACTTGGCGGCGACAACTTCTTTGTGCTTGTGAAAAAGGAAAACAGGGACATATTCGTCAAGGCGCTCTCCTCCATGAACGTCTCCGTGACCGTTCCACACGGCCCGACCATCCCGCTGACCATCCAAAGCCGCATCGGTGTCTACGACATCCAGCCGCAAGATTCGATGAACGAGATTATGCACTGCAGCTCGGTCGCCCTGAACGAATCTAGACTCCATCCGGGCAACGACATCGTCTATTTCACCAAGAAGATGCTCGAAGACGCCTATCACGAAAAAGAGATTTCTTCCCTTTTCCGCGAAGCATTGCGCCGCAAGGAATTTATCGTCTACTACCAGCCCAAGGTCTCCGTCAAGGACCAGAAACTTTGTGGCTGCGAAGCCCTCGTGCGCTGGAACCGCAATGGACAGGTCATCCCGCCAAGCGAATTTTTGCCCATTCTCGAAAAAGAAGCCTCCATTTGCCTTCTCGATTTTTACGTATTCCGCAAGGTCTGCGAAGATATCCGTAATTGGCTGGACGCAGGTATTGAACCGGTCCGCGTGTCCTCCAACTTTTCAAGGCACCACCTCGGCAACCCGCATTTGACTGAAGATATCCTTGCCATCATGAAGGAATACAATATCGATAGCAAGTTTATCGAAATTGAGCTCACGGAATCCTCCAATTTTGAAGACAAAATCGCCATGCAGAAGTTCGTGAACGGACTCCGCCAACATGGTATTTCCGTCTCTATCGATGACTTTGGTACAGGCTACTCCACTTTCGCCGCCATCAAAGACTTGAATGTCAACGTCATCAAGCTCGACAAGTCGCTCCTCGACCACATCGGTGACGAAAAGTACCACGATGAAGTTGTCATCAAGAACATGGTGAACATGATCAACGAGCTCCATCTCGAAGTCGTGGCAGAAGGTGTCGAAAACACTAAGCAGCTCGACTTCTTGCAGAACGCCAAGTGCTCGATTATTCAGGGATTCCTATTCGACAAGCCGCTGACTAAGGAAGATTTCGAAAAGCGACTTTCGAACGAAGTCACTTATACGCACATCTCTTAA